One Rosa chinensis cultivar Old Blush chromosome 5, RchiOBHm-V2, whole genome shotgun sequence genomic region harbors:
- the LOC112164038 gene encoding zingipain-1 has translation MAFQRINLVFIAIFITLGTLASHATSRSLYEASLAEKHEQWMAKHGRVYPNAAEKERRLGIFRKNVEYVEKFNNEANKTYKLNINKFSDMTNEEFRRYHTGFKMPPGLNSTSSNFSYQSLAATDIPTSVDWRKQQAVTPIKNQKSCGACWAFTVAAAVEGLTKIKTGQLISLSEQQLVDCDHQNKGCGGGNLESAYSYVVQNGGLAREETYPYQATEMGTCDTNKESEHAAQITGFESVPSSSENDLQKAVAMQPVSIGITADGQDFQMYGSGVYKSGNCGTEPNHAVTAIGYGTTEDGTLYWLIKNSWGEGWGESGYMRILRNSDAPEGMCNLAVNPVYPTA, from the exons ATGGCTTTTCAACGCATTAACCTTGTGTTTATTGCCATATTCATTACCTTGGGGACTTTGGCTTCTCATGCCACATCTCGTTCATTGTATGAAGCTTCCCTTGCTGAAAAACACGAGCAATGGATGGCAAAGCACGGCCGCGTTTACCCAAATGCGGCAGAGAAGGAAAGGCGTTTGGGCATCTTCAGGAAGAATGTCGAATACGTGGAGAAGTTCAACAATGAAGCAAATAAGACTTACAAGTTGAACATCAACAAGTTTTCTGATATGACCAACGAAGAATTCCGGAGATATCATACCGGATTCAAAATGCCCCCCGGCTTAAATTCAACGTCATCCAATTTTAGCTACCAAAGCTTGGCTGCTACTGATATTCCAACTAGCGTGGACTGGAGGAAACAACAAGCTGTCACCCCCATAAAGAATCAAAAATCATGCG GTGCTTGCTGGGCATTTACAGTAGCAGCAGCTGTGGAAGGGCTAACCAAAATAAAAACCGGCCAATTGATCTCACTCTCTGAGCAGCAACTTGTGGACTGCGATCATCAGAACAAGGGGTGCGGCGGTGGTAACTTAGAATCCGCCTATTCCTACGTAGTACAAAACGGAGGACTCGCTCGTGAAGAAACTTACCCGTACCAGGCAACAGAAATGGGAACATGCGATACTAACAAGGAAAGTGAGCATGCGGCACAGATCACTGGCTTTGAAAGCGTCCCTTCCAGCAGTGAAAACGATCTACAGAAGGCTGTGGCCATGCAACCAGTATCGATTGGCATTACTGCTGATGGACAAGATTTTCAGATGTACGGCAGTGGGGTGTATAAATCCGGCAATTGTGGGACGGAGCCCAACCACGCCGTCACGGCCATTGGCTACGGGACGACCGAAGATGGAACCCTCTATTGGTTAATAAAGAACTCCTGGGGGGAGGGTTGGGGTGAAAGTGGGTATATGAGGATTCTTAGAAACAGTGATGCCCCAGAGGGTATGTGCAACCTTGCTGTCAATCCCGTCTATCCGACTGCATAA